The Gymnodinialimonas sp. 57CJ19 genome includes a window with the following:
- a CDS encoding DUF1636 domain-containing protein, with protein sequence MTNDQPQKAATEVLVCVKCLRGTDAPAEGIRPGQALYDALIQREMPEGVTIRPMECLQNCDSGCSVAIRGGDARWTYVYGNFLEASHPDMLAEGIALYHETDDGLIPWRARPEHFKRNCIARIPPVTNKEA encoded by the coding sequence ATGACGAACGACCAACCCCAAAAAGCGGCGACCGAAGTGCTGGTTTGTGTGAAATGCTTGCGCGGCACCGACGCACCGGCAGAGGGCATTCGCCCCGGACAGGCGCTCTATGACGCACTGATCCAACGCGAGATGCCCGAAGGCGTCACCATTCGCCCGATGGAGTGCCTGCAAAACTGCGATAGCGGCTGTTCCGTGGCGATCCGGGGCGGTGACGCCCGATGGACCTATGTTTACGGAAATTTCCTTGAGGCGTCGCATCCCGACATGCTGGCCGAAGGGATCGCCCTTTATCACGAAACCGACGACGGTTTGATCCCGTGGCGCGCGCGCCCCGAGCATTTCAAACGCAACTGCATCGCGCGCATTCCGCCCGTTACGAATAAGGAGGCCTGA
- the cobW gene encoding cobalamin biosynthesis protein CobW: MADLAKLPVTVVTGFLGSGKTTLISHLIQNPGGKRLAVVVNEFGDVGVDGEILKGCAIPDCPAENIMELANGCICCTVADDFIPTIEALMALDPRPEHILIETSGLALPKPLLKAFDWPDIRSKITVDGVIALADAEAVAAGRFAPDVAKVDAQRLADDSIDHETPLSEVFEDQISCADIILLTKPDLAGPEGVAKAKAIIAAEAPRVLPVVEVAEGAIDPRIILGLEAAAEDDMDARPSHHDGHDDHEHDDFESVVIDIPEVSDPLELVAQIEELANAQNILRVKGYASVAGKPMRLLVQAVGARVRHQYDRPWGADEPRAGRLVVIAEHDDVSPDAIRAVLAPAVAAE; this comes from the coding sequence ATGGCTGATCTGGCAAAACTTCCCGTCACTGTAGTCACGGGTTTTCTCGGCTCTGGTAAGACCACGCTGATCTCGCACCTGATCCAGAACCCCGGCGGCAAACGCTTGGCCGTGGTGGTGAACGAATTTGGCGATGTGGGCGTGGACGGCGAAATCCTGAAAGGCTGCGCCATTCCCGATTGTCCCGCGGAAAACATCATGGAGCTCGCCAATGGCTGCATCTGCTGCACCGTCGCCGATGACTTCATTCCGACGATCGAGGCGCTGATGGCGCTGGACCCGCGCCCGGAACATATCCTGATCGAGACCTCTGGCCTGGCCCTGCCCAAGCCGCTGCTCAAGGCGTTTGACTGGCCCGATATCCGCTCCAAGATTACCGTAGACGGCGTGATTGCTCTGGCCGATGCCGAGGCTGTCGCGGCGGGTCGCTTCGCCCCTGATGTGGCGAAAGTGGACGCGCAGCGTTTGGCCGACGACAGCATCGACCACGAAACACCCCTGTCCGAGGTGTTCGAGGATCAGATCTCTTGCGCCGATATCATCTTGCTCACCAAACCCGATCTTGCGGGCCCGGAAGGTGTTGCCAAGGCCAAGGCGATCATCGCCGCCGAAGCCCCGCGCGTTTTGCCGGTGGTCGAGGTTGCCGAAGGCGCCATTGATCCGCGTATCATCCTTGGGCTCGAGGCCGCCGCCGAAGACGATATGGACGCACGTCCGTCGCACCACGACGGCCACGACGACCACGAGCATGACGACTTCGAAAGCGTCGTGATCGACATCCCCGAGGTTTCTGACCCTTTGGAACTGGTCGCCCAGATTGAGGAATTGGCAAACGCCCAGAACATCCTGCGGGTCAAAGGCTATGCCAGCGTCGCGGGCAAGCCGATGCGTCTGCTCGTCCAAGCCGTGGGCGCGCGGGTGCGGCATCAGTACGACCGTCCTTGGGGCGCGGATGAGCCGCGCGCTGGTCGCCTTGTGGTGATTGCCGAGCACGATGACGTCTCCCCTGACGCCATCCGCGCCGTGTTGGCCCCGGCCGTCGCCGCTGAGTAG